One stretch of Periplaneta americana isolate PAMFEO1 chromosome 1, P.americana_PAMFEO1_priV1, whole genome shotgun sequence DNA includes these proteins:
- the LOC138692793 gene encoding flagellar attachment zone protein 1-like, with amino-acid sequence MSRKNSECEDEWYEIQQRFEKEGLDYVTLCSEERLLHVWRWLVDAESNLRSSRRQLDKLRDLRSEEMEEMESYIGHIRDLAEKRADHLESETLSLRSKLESSQQQTATLATLLEKSGLHCIADESLGEQVAFLIADRAKLMEEIEILKKLKISNGVNGLSKEGDLLSEIIKVSSEKEVLRREVAEMCDRVQLLEKASRQLELDNERLAFK; translated from the exons ATGAGTCGAAAAAATAGTGAG TGTGAAGATGAATGGTATGAGATACAGCAGCGATTTGAAAAGGAAGGATTGGATTATGTTACTCTTTGTTCTGAAGAACGTTTACTACATGTGTGGAGATGGTTGGTGGATGCAGAGAGCAATTTGCGAAGTTCAAGAAGGCAATTGGATAAATTGCGTGATCTCAGGAGTGAAGAAATGGAG GAGATGGAGAGCTACATTGGACATATTCGGGACCTTGCAGAGAAGCGTGCTGATCACCTTGAGTCTGAGACTTTATCATTGCGATCGAAGCTTGAGTCTTCCCAACAACAAACTGCAACTCTGGCGACATTGCTGGAGAAAAGTGGGCTGCACTGCATTGCTGACGAGTCACTGGGTGAACAG GTGGCGTTCCTGATAGCAGACAGAGCAAAACTGATGGAAGAAATAGAGATATTGAAGAAACTAAAAATTTCCAACGGTGTAAATGGATTGAGCAAAGAAGGGGATTTATTATCTGAAATAATCAAG GTATCATCTGAAAAAGAAGTACTGCGCAGAGAAGTTGCAGAAATGTGTGACCGTGTGCAGTTGTTAGAAAAGGCTTCCAGACAGCTCGAGTTGGATAACGAGAGACTTGCATTCAAG